In one Bacteroidales bacterium genomic region, the following are encoded:
- a CDS encoding DUF6340 family protein, with protein sequence MLALLSMALHGCRSIYSVVEFEVLEPATVQFPDQVNQLLFLNRAPLTPLIWAENNQTGMDARQLVLLDTLIMNNLHRGILEVLRSSPIESFHMPIWLSDRRMDTSLLEERILTKREVADMCDTMGGDAVISLEFYSAALDQHFDYYKESPGEVQNHYYEVSNRLIWNIYLPDNPRPFDRYTLTDTLFFPAISDGEFLPYSPGVDMIRELFYGSGIKYGSYLVPIWNRTTRLLYGGKEDSLKLAVKYTGKGDWEQAYSIWNRLSESGDSTLGSKAYYNMAIYYEIEDNLDSASMMLDMALERDTLARVRMYREELDVRLLNRNDILKQVN encoded by the coding sequence TTGCTTGCACTGCTGTCGATGGCCCTGCATGGATGCAGAAGTATTTACAGCGTGGTCGAATTCGAGGTTCTGGAACCAGCCACGGTTCAGTTTCCCGATCAGGTGAACCAGCTGCTTTTCCTGAACCGGGCGCCTCTTACTCCGCTTATCTGGGCAGAAAACAACCAGACTGGAATGGATGCCAGGCAGCTGGTATTGTTGGATACCCTGATCATGAATAATCTGCACCGGGGCATCCTGGAGGTGTTGCGCAGCTCGCCCATTGAAAGTTTTCACATGCCCATTTGGTTAAGCGATCGAAGAATGGATACCTCGCTGCTGGAAGAACGCATTCTGACAAAGAGAGAGGTGGCCGATATGTGCGATACCATGGGCGGTGATGCCGTGATCAGCCTGGAATTTTATTCGGCCGCCCTGGATCAGCACTTTGATTACTATAAAGAAAGCCCCGGTGAGGTTCAGAATCATTACTATGAGGTTTCCAACCGTTTGATATGGAACATATACCTGCCAGACAATCCGAGGCCCTTCGACCGCTATACCCTTACAGATACGCTCTTTTTTCCAGCCATCAGCGATGGGGAATTTCTGCCCTATTCTCCCGGAGTAGATATGATCCGGGAACTCTTTTACGGCAGTGGCATAAAATATGGTTCCTATCTGGTGCCTATCTGGAACCGGACCACCAGGTTGCTTTACGGGGGAAAGGAAGATTCTCTGAAACTGGCTGTGAAATATACCGGCAAAGGGGACTGGGAGCAGGCTTATTCCATTTGGAACCGCCTGAGTGAATCTGGCGACAGTACGCTGGGATCCAAGGCATATTACAATATGGCAATCTATTATGAAATTGAGGACAATCTTGATTCGGCCAGCATGATGCTTGATATGGCACTGGAACGGGACACCCTGGCCCGGGTCCGGATGTACCGGGAAGAGCTGGATGTGAGGTTATTGAACAGAAATGATATACTTAAGCAGGTGAACTAA
- the fabG gene encoding 3-oxoacyl-[acyl-carrier-protein] reductase, producing the protein MDLLKGKVAVVTGAARGIGRMITLRFAQEGADVAFTDLSRDENMDSLEKELSELGVKGKGYVSDASNYDEAHQVVEQVIADFEKVDVLVNNAGITRDTLLMRMDEEMWDLVIRVNLKSVFNFTKAVQKYMLKARTGSIINMSSVVGVNGNAGQSNYSASKAGILGFTKSIAKELGARNVRCNAIAPGFIITDMTGKLPDNVKEEWIKSIPLKRGGLPEDVANVTLFLASDLSSYMTGQTLQVCGGMSV; encoded by the coding sequence ATGGATCTACTAAAAGGAAAAGTCGCAGTGGTTACCGGTGCTGCAAGAGGTATTGGAAGGATGATAACACTTCGTTTTGCCCAGGAGGGTGCCGATGTGGCGTTTACGGATCTTTCCAGGGATGAAAACATGGACTCCCTGGAGAAAGAGCTCTCCGAACTGGGGGTAAAGGGGAAAGGCTATGTGAGTGATGCCAGTAATTATGATGAGGCACATCAGGTGGTCGAGCAGGTAATTGCCGATTTTGAAAAGGTGGACGTGCTGGTCAATAATGCAGGGATCACGCGAGATACCTTGTTAATGCGCATGGACGAAGAGATGTGGGACCTGGTTATCAGGGTGAATCTGAAATCGGTTTTTAATTTCACCAAAGCGGTGCAGAAGTATATGCTGAAAGCAAGGACAGGGTCCATAATTAACATGAGCTCGGTGGTTGGCGTTAACGGAAATGCCGGACAGTCCAACTATTCCGCTTCCAAGGCCGGGATCCTCGGATTTACCAAATCCATTGCCAAGGAGCTGGGAGCCAGGAATGTGCGCTGCAATGCCATTGCCCCCGGATTTATTATCACCGACATGACCGGCAAACTGCCTGATAATGTGAAAGAGGAGTGGATCAAGAGTATTCCCCTGAAGCGGGGCGGATTGCCCGAAGATGTCGCTAACGTAACTTTGTTCCTGGCATCGGACCTTTCCTCCTATATGACCGGTCAGACCCTTCAGGTATGTGGTGGCATGAGTGTGTGA